The Clostridiaceae bacterium HFYG-1003 genome includes a window with the following:
- a CDS encoding Rha family transcriptional regulator, which produces MNELTIIKNDQAVTSSLIVAEQFGKEHRHVLESIRSLAAENSAARLFEESTYENRGKQYPMYYMNRDGFSLLAMGFTGSKALSFKLDFINAFNRMEVELNSPEKIMARALRIADT; this is translated from the coding sequence ATGAACGAATTAACCATTATTAAAAATGATCAGGCGGTTACAAGCTCTCTGATCGTAGCGGAACAGTTTGGGAAAGAACATAGACACGTGCTCGAATCTATCAGGAGTTTGGCAGCCGAAAATTCGGCAGCGAGATTGTTCGAAGAATCGACTTACGAGAACCGGGGCAAACAATACCCAATGTACTACATGAACCGTGACGGCTTCAGCCTGCTAGCCATGGGGTTCACCGGATCGAAGGCATTGAGTTTCAAACTGGATTTCATAAATGCATTCAACAGGATGGAAGTGGAACTCAACAGCCCGGAAAAAATCATGGCCAGAGCGCTGCGGATCGCTGATACTTAA